The genomic segment ACCACAAACGATGCAAAATCTATTACTACAGAACTACTGGATACTTTCGTCTCgtagtattattaaaaagagAGTACATAGATGCGTACCATGTTTTCGTGCGAAGCCTCGTCCAGTACAGCCATTTATGGGCAATCTACCTCAGTTCCGTCTAAATCAAATAAAGCCGTTCAGTAAGGTCGGCGTGGATTTTGCGGGCCCTTTTGACGTTAAAGCAGCCATGATACGTAAGATCAAAATAACCAAagcctatatatgtatattcatcTGTCTGGTCACTACCGCAGTACATATCGAACTCGTTTCCGATTTATCGACCCCTCTTTTCATCGCTGGTCTGAACCGCTTCATCAGCCGGAGGGGCCGGTGCACGGATATCTACAGTGACTGTGGTACCAATTTCGTGGGAACCCATCGGTACTTAACGGAGGTAGAGACTATCATCCAGGGTGCTGATTTTTCCAACAACGTTCTTGAACATCAAATTCGATGGCATTTTAACCCACCTTCGGCGCCACACATGGGAGGAATATGGGAGGCTGCCGTAAAATCGACAAAGTCACTTTTACATCGTGTAATCCAGAACACCGTTCTTACATACGAAGAACTTAATACAGTACTCCACCAAGTGGAAGCTACGCTAAACTCAAGACCCTTAAGTGCCATGTCATCGGATCCAAGCGACTACAGGACCCTCACGGCGGGTCACTTCTTGACCCTGGAACCACTTGTAACGATCCCGAGTCCCCAGGATGTCGCAGATTTGGTTACAATGAGCTCCCATAAGCGATGGTCACTGATCCAACAGATTCAGTATCATTTCTGGACTCGGTGGAAAAATGAGTATTTGCATACTTTACAGGAGAGACCTAAGTGGAATCGCCCCGACAAGAACCTGCAACTCGATGACCTTGTCATCATCAAAGAACCGACTCCTCCGCTCAAATGGAGTACCGCAAGAGTTATCGAAGTACATCCCGGAGACGACGGCATTGTGCGAGTGGCCAAAGTAAAAACTTCAACCGAAAAAGTTCTTACCCGCCCTGCGGTAAAACTATGCCCAATGCCCTTGAGAGATTGAAGCCGAGAACCTTCAAGGTGGGCGGTATGTTCGGTAATTACGTAAGCAACACCAACACTGCGATAAGCAGATGCCGCCTTCCCGCTACTCTCGGTAATCGGATCAGTTCGTGCCCGCACCTAGCCGTTGCCAGTGTCACGCGACGTGAATGTAGTCGTTTGTTCTTTTTCCTTTAGCCCGTATTTTTGTATTGTGCGTTGTGTCTCGCGAAACCCGTTACCGTCGTACCCATCACCGTCGAAGTTACCGTCCTACCCATCACCGTCGAAGTCACCGTCCTACCCATCACCGTCGAATTCACCGTCCTGTCTATCACCGTCGTTAAACCACCGTCACCGAGGTCAACGCGACACCAACGGCATTGTCTACGTACGTCTTTGttcaaaacttttattattttttttgttgtgttatttttattcgtcaTCACCGACGAATCCCCCAGATTGGCCAGTCCCCGTGTAACCCCTTtacttgtacctacctaaattttgttttgtttttgaattttaaaaatagtagtcCGCCGATCACggcaaaatcaaaaatacagtTGTTACCATTTATTTAAACCATACAGTCCACTAACCTAAACTGAGCGAacaatagtaaattagtaaaaatattaaattctttcaaTGATTGGTGTTGTTCAAAACCAGCCTTCTAATGAAATTGGGAGCAAAACCAGTTTTTCGAAACTAGTAATGTTAATAACTCtgctaataatatttgtataaaacacctattcatacacaatatacatcCCAAAACtatgaattcatatttataataaaatcattgagTAAAATGTTAAggtcttttttgttttttgttgttcctgaaaaatttcaaaaaacgtCAATGGCTGGTTTTGAAAATACACGTAATGTGGAACCTGTAGAATAAACACCTGAGATTGGTATAATTTCTAAAGAaggtttaggtacttataatttatagcagttaaaaatacacatctgtttacactttaaaatgtcttcaaataatataatatagtacctatttattatattttatacttactttactaataataaaaatagaaataactaGGAATAGTGATTATGACatgttttcttatatatttagaAAGAACATTTTCCCGACACTCTGGCCCCATCAAACAagaaatatgtattgtataatcaccacgatatattaattatattaatatattataattaattgtaatatagatatatagctACCATATATAAGAAATGGCTGGTTATCTGTTCAGGGTTTACATATTGATATTTGGTATCTAATAGGATTTAATTTACGGTCTACCCCTcagtaaatacgccactgggcctaatattaatttactaaacatCAGAGTGAAAACCACTTgcccgtttttttttaattttaattttttagtgcaCAATCTTTTTGACAAGTGCTGTACGAATGTACGATGGGTGTAGAGATGATTGCTTGTGGGTGAAGAGGTTTTCCATGTGTTCAATGCATTGAAGTCACAATTCGGCgtggaaaatataaaacttttgactaaacatttttaatgctcCAATTTTTTCCAAGTACCATCCCTTAGTCCAGCggttcccaatttttttttgccacgGAACCCTAAtcgattatacatttttttgcggAACCCTAGTttgataacataaaattatcacttattagttttatatttttatgtttgatatGAAAAGAAAGatcaaatataaatgaaaaacaattattttatgtattaaaaaacatttactgTACAAAGAAATACAATGTAACTAAGTGcctgtttttatcaatttaatattttaatgagaaGAATGAaattttttcacatattttcttaaaatatcacTAAAATTAGGCTTTATATCTGATAATTGAATGCGAAGATCTGGAGCTGCATCAAGTCTATTTCTGTACTTGTTTTTGGTGTAAGCGTAAGCTGAAAAACCAGTCTCGCATCGGTAAGTCGTCACAAACGGAAGCAGAATTGTAATAGCTTTCTCAACAATTGTAGGATATTCATCTTGAAGTCCAatccaaaaattatttagatcaAAATTTTCAGCTCCAAATTTTTGTTTAAGAGAAGATGAacatttaatatcaattaaattctCATACTCTGACACAGTAAGCATTGATGGTTTGGTATGATCTGCGAATGGATTCTGCAACCAGTTCATGTCCTGTAACTTCTCCGGAAAATACTCTTTCAAGGATTTTTTTAGGCTTATTAAATGctcatgtatatttttttccacatCTGAAGTTACTTGCAACTCATTTTCTTTCAGAaagtcatttaaaataataaaacattcgtaATTATGTTGATCAACACATTCAATCCAGAAGTCAATTTTGTTTTCAAGTGAAGAAATTTTGTCATTTACTGTAAATATATTCGTGGTTTTTCCCTGTAGGGCTTTGCAGATTACGTTAAGTTTATCGAATATATCGGCCAAGTAAGCCAATTTTATTAACCATACCTCATCATGCAATAAATCAACAAACGCGTCAGTAGATGCAGAACCGGGTTGTTTGGTGAAAAATATCTTAAGCTCGTTGCGCAATTCAAATAGCCTCAATAAAACTCTTCCTCTTGAGAGCCATCTCACTTGTGTGTGAAGAAAAAGTGATTGATGCTGACTTCCTATATCTTCGCACACTTTTTTAAAAAGCCTTGACTGGAGTGGACGTGATTTGACGTAATTCACAATTTGTACAGCTTGATCGAGAACTGTCTTAAGCTCGTATGATATTTTCATCGTGACAAGAGCATGACGATGTAAAACGCAGTGACTGCTACTACATTTAGGTGCAACACTCTTGATTCTTGTTACAGTGCCTTTTATTTTGCCGATCATAGCTGCTGCTCCGTCACTGCACACGTCAATGCATTTGTTCCACTCAATATGGTGCTTACTCATGTGACTatcaataactttaaaaatttctTCTCCAGTTGTGTTAGTTTCTAAAGGTGCGCAGAGAAACAAATCCTCTTCAATAGATCCTTTGAAGGGGTATCTCACAAAAACAAGCAATATTGATAGCCCGGCGACATCTGTACTTTCGTCTAATTGTATTGCAAACATCTTGCTGTTCTTCAATCTACAAATTAATTCATCTTGAATGTGGTCTGAAATCTTATGAATTCGATCAGATATGACGTTATTAGAACACTGAACTGCTGTAATTTTCTTCGCTGCATCTTCACCGAGTACGCAGCTGACGATTTCTGTCATACATGGTTTTATTAAATCCTCTGCAATTGTGTGTGGCTTACCANNNNNNNNNNNNNNNNNNNNNNNNNNNNNNNNNNNNNNNNNNNNNNNNNNNNNNNNNNNNNNNNNNNNNNNNNNNNNNNNNNNNNNNNNNNNNNNNNNNNTAATACTTAAGGGTCATTcgtgaattttgaattaaatcataaaaacaaaattgttttgttgaAAACTTATTTTTCTATGCCACGTAGTTAAATAGGTATCGATTATGCGTCGTATGTTTAAATTGCATATGGCGTCTGCGGCGTATATCATTtgaacactaattattatttacttaggtGGCGTATTAGTTTCATTTCAGTTGTTGTTTTTTCATTGCGCGTTAAAAAGAATTTCCTATAggttttatatcaattattcaaATCTACTTAGTACCCTTTACTCAAATCgacatattataactttattaaactTTAGATAGGTACAAATGATAATCTaaaaatgcgtataatattaataacatttttccgaataaacatattctaataaacaccattgtttCAATGTAAGAACCTTACCTGAAACTACTCGaaatgatattactataattcAACAGACATATGCGCAATATAAAAAGGGAATCATAAGtcatatagtatttttattttttatttttttttttgtgtctgtcatcaccttttaggacagtaaatgtgcttggattttcttcaacagtacctttcctgagaggaaagtgaatctatttggtactttgtggggtcaaaagtaaaatttttctaattgttttcaaatgcgccgtgaaaaaacaaaagaaaaacgggaatttttacgcaaaatctgttttcgagaaaattgattttggtttttggtgtaactttaaaacgaatgactgtagatacatgaaatataaaatgtgtataaaatatttatcatataatcatatcattgttattaatcgTTAATAATATCTTTGTACTGAAATTATAAATGGATTAGAAGAACCATGTAcacaattttcaagctttttagcttggtgaaaaattatttaccaatattttagTGATAGTAatgtacagaaaatgctaaaataaacatCTAGATGACACTTCATTTAGGAATCTATAAGGTTATTTCTTTttgaaattcaacaaaataagaaaatcgttgaaTGAGAATTTGGCTATttagaaatgtatatattttaatgtctacAATATTTGAACTATAAACGATTGTTTAGGGTAGGAAAACTTagaaggaatcttgtattaaatgttgaaatcttagatattatagatatatcatattttattaatgtttaactcAAAGTAATTTTCAtagttttgatgaattttgttaaaattttaacttcagcTATCgctagtgtttgaaaatttcatgaaatttaaaaaaatgaaatatttcaattatcattatttttgtagttttgtcttttgaaatattaaataattaatctaaataaattaaataccttattagtcattgacacacatatttttcttaattttaatgtataataatataatattgtatttttttgctgtacctattattttatgtaaaaatgttcaattaataaggagtagataggtatattttatatgtaccatgtacgtggtaacttttatagttatattttaaaaatcagatcagagttttcttgatcgagaatccttataacatgtatttgtataattgtatatataaaaaaaaaacgcttgggtataacgtttatcatatatgttatgttatgaaaATCATTGTTTCTTCTTAatgttaacatgtattataattatataaaacaaaaaacataataaatattaaaaagaaacagtaaaaggaaatcagtacttaggtatatattataaaaatcatagttttcttgctaacaattcacatgaaataatataaattataattataatttatatataataaaaatataaaacaaaataatatttaaaaaataaaaatgaaataattaataaaaatccaatattctcaacttagtgaaatatttcatgaaatatttctcatacttcaaacactatcgctaataaaaaaaagctgaCAATGCGTGATACCTAATTATCTCCGATTTCTGGCaagtttgttttgtttatttcgaCACTTTAGAAAACcactgggaattttttacttttggctCCCCCAatgtatcaactagattcactataCTACCAGAAAAGGCGCTGAAGTAGataattaaagattttttacTTCCCAACATATTTTGAAGAACGAcggaaaaaaacacataattgtaaaaactgTACTAAAAGAATGTCTCGtgtaatagaatataattacataaagcgGGTGAGTttatgtcactctgctgtagtACTGTACAGTCGGTTAAAAATGgattactgtaatggatggtatattataatattataatatcattataaattgtatatatgaaAACAGTTCACAGCGGAGATGGTTGGTCAGCACTCAgccaaggatattttatattatatttatattattattattaatacgatagGTCATTTTCCATTcgataaaatgaatatattcaCTTAGTCAAAAACCatctaacaaattttaaaaatttacaaacagtttacaattttaaaacgtcCATAAAtcagttcaaatttaaaatatccttcATAACCTTTTATGGTGCGTTAAACGCATTCGTAGCccgttaaactttttttttttgtagtttgacTCAGTTTGAGTTATATGTTCAAACAtttgtgtatatagtataagtatGTGTATAAGGCTAGAGACTTCATGCACACATCTACcattacacataaatattattttctgctttgtttattcaattgtttatggatacatatgttttgttttgccgaataatcatttaaataccaAAGCATAAACTCAGCGCagtgaatattattcatttgttgCTTCTACGTCCGACACCGTCCTACaatcatgattaaaaatattaataatattttctctatatttttgatgttaacTTTTATTGGTTATACATACGCcagtaagtacctacgtatattatttttactttacttCATGCAtcaaagattattattaaaagagaATAATAGGACGTATAAAATGGGCTTGAGGTCCTCTTCAAAGCCAAATATTTTCAacctcataattttttaattattttttactaaacattaaCTAATTTGTGCCTAATTAATGCAGCCTGTTTtggtaagtattatatatattaccttaCAACATACATTACACATATGACATGTATAAGTACAAAAACATTGAGTTCCACTTTAATCATAATGTGATCACTTTTCTACcgtataaatatcatttttataaaagtaaattgaataagtattttaatttaatgaaaaaatgaaaaataaaatatgtatggctaatttttgaattgtatcGGAATCCTGTatcatagttatatttttgtttgtaattatttttttaaacatgtataCCTAGCCATGTACAGTatgttacttttattaaattagtaagcataaaaataatgaatcattGAATAAGGTAAAAATTATCAGGGAACCTCTCTGAAAACCTGGTTTTGCGTGAACTGTCGTTTACGGCATTAAGCGACTTCGACTACATAATAGTTCTCTGATATTTTCCTAAGGTCTTATTGAACTTTTCAACGATtcacaataaataaacatatttaaatgatgAGATAACATATGCAATTGACCTACTGCTGTTTGATCCTTTGAttagagtattatattatattattataatattatattaataaattataaattaaaaataatttattttataagatgtaatattattaattttatggtgtatacaaaatgctaatataaacattcattcaaaattccatgtatctacggttactTGTTTTAGAGTTTTAAAAACAGCGATTTTTAAAACGACTATGAATATTTTACTTTCAACTCCCAagccccaaagtaccaactagattcactttcccattagaaaagatactgtaaaaataaaaacacacattattgtaaaatcaataaatttatcgctccgcttagaatctaaaatattgtaaatattcattgttatttgaaacatcatattatcattacagcTGAAATGAATGGTGCTGGTTTAGTTGACGGtgagtatttaatttagatctttgaatatcaaaactatttttcatagtttattagtatgccattcaatttttatgtttttttcttaagaTGAGGCTACACAGCCATTTGTTGTATCCTTCTTACAAGTGCTTAATATTGCAAATTTACACTCAGATGATCAGGTTTAGCTcggttggtttaaaaattaaagtgaagcGACCTAATATGAATCTTGATGGCAAGAACATTAACTGTATTCGtatgttagtttttttatgattgttcaaTTCTTAAGTTCAAGTggccacgaataatatttctaaatcatacaacacaataagtaaaaccgtatatgatattcgtaaaaattaaatatattatgtatatgaaaagtaaaatcacaaaataatatatacttaatattataaagaggaaatgtttaattgtttgtaaCGTATAAACTCCTTAAAATAAAGGGTTTAAATTGTTTGAGAACCTAGGCCTGCGAGATTTTTCTTTAACACAACTGCTTTACCGGTTAATCGGATATCCGATTAATCAATCGATTAATCCAGTaatcgattaataaataatcgattaattcaataattcaacaATCGAACTAAAAAAccgattaattaatttaaaaataaataattcggtAATAAATTATGTCCCTCAAATTGTGTATAC from the Acyrthosiphon pisum isolate AL4f chromosome X, pea_aphid_22Mar2018_4r6ur, whole genome shotgun sequence genome contains:
- the LOC100572646 gene encoding zinc finger BED domain-containing protein 5-like, with the protein product MTEIVSCVLGEDAAKKITAVQCSNNVISDRIHKISDHIQDELICRLKNSKMFAIQLDESTDVAGLSILLVFVRYPFKGSIEEDLFLCAPLETNTTGEEIFKVIDSHMSKHHIEWNKCIDVCSDGAAAMIGKIKGTVTRIKSVAPKCSSSHCVLHRHALVTMKISYELKTVLDQAVQIVNYVKSRPLQSRLFKKVCEDIGSQHQSLFLHTQVRWLSRGRVLLRLFELRNELKIFFTKQPGSASTDAFVDLLHDEVWLIKLAYLADIFDKLNVICKALQGKTTNIFTVNDKISSLENKIDFWIECVDQHNYECFIILNDFLKENELQVTSDVEKNIHEHLISLKKSLKEYFPEKLQDMNWLQNPFADHTKPSMLTVSEYENLIDIKCSSSLKQKFGAENFDLNNFWIGLQDEYPTIVEKAITILLPFVTTYRCETGFSAYAYTKNKYRNRLDAAPDLRIQLSDIKPNFSDILRKYVKKFHSSH